One Deltaproteobacteria bacterium DNA window includes the following coding sequences:
- a CDS encoding methyltransferase domain-containing protein produces the protein MDTWVLDVLACPHDGGRLAIARGGHTRGGGLEVGELACARCHVRYPVVGGVPLAVPDPHAWVAAYREAVLAALSEVGRATRRAVELIGEYAAGAHAVEARRFADDWVPTELVPQPADAITIVDHGSPARAFAHFCELARGAGPQEVLMQLLADHAWGTTVEFGSGAGTLARAIRRRARRYLACDLSLRAVFRTLDAARRTRGSLLAGAVVDADCVQLRAATCQTIVAAQLVDLLDRPGDLLHAAASALADGGALAVITPAPDLGLGAGDDALARAIEETGLRIVAERDGVPWIREHGPRHFEVYFAAAMVASK, from the coding sequence ATGGACACGTGGGTGCTCGACGTGCTCGCCTGCCCGCACGACGGCGGGCGGCTGGCGATCGCGCGCGGCGGCCACACGCGCGGCGGCGGGCTCGAGGTCGGCGAGCTGGCGTGCGCGCGGTGCCACGTGCGCTATCCGGTCGTCGGCGGGGTGCCGCTCGCTGTTCCCGATCCGCATGCGTGGGTGGCCGCCTACCGCGAGGCGGTGCTCGCGGCCCTGTCGGAGGTCGGACGCGCGACGCGCCGCGCGGTCGAGCTGATCGGAGAGTACGCAGCCGGCGCGCACGCGGTCGAGGCGCGGCGGTTTGCGGACGACTGGGTCCCGACCGAGCTGGTGCCGCAGCCGGCGGACGCCATCACGATCGTCGACCACGGGTCACCGGCGCGCGCATTCGCGCACTTTTGCGAGCTGGCGCGCGGCGCCGGACCGCAAGAAGTGCTCATGCAACTGTTGGCCGACCACGCGTGGGGGACGACGGTCGAGTTTGGCTCGGGGGCGGGCACGCTGGCGCGCGCGATCCGCCGGCGAGCGCGGCGCTACCTGGCGTGCGACCTGTCGCTGCGTGCGGTGTTCCGGACTCTGGACGCCGCGCGCCGCACGCGCGGGTCGCTGCTCGCCGGCGCGGTGGTCGACGCCGACTGCGTCCAGCTGCGCGCGGCGACCTGTCAGACGATCGTTGCCGCACAGCTCGTGGACCTGCTCGATCGCCCCGGCGATCTGCTCCACGCGGCGGCGTCCGCGCTCGCGGACGGCGGCGCGCTGGCGGTGATCACGCCGGCGCCGGACCTCGGGTTGGGCGCCGGAGACGACGCGCTGGCGCGGGCGATCGAGGAGACCGGCCTGCGCATCGTCGCCGAGCGCGACGGCGTGCCGTGGATTCGCGAGCACGGGCCGCGTCACTTCGAGGTCTATTTCGCGGCGGCGATGGTCGCGAGCAAGTAG
- a CDS encoding DUF3419 family protein, with amino-acid sequence MRSTIQHAAVFQRIVYSQCWEDPVIAAEALALGPDDDLLCVTSAGDNALALALARPRRVTAIDFSAAQNALLELKIAALRTLSWDRYVAFLGARPCADRVALYRDRVRRELPDGARRYFDANERLLADGVIHCGRFQRYLQLFRRRVLPLIHRADTVARLFALSDPDERARFCADTWNNRRWRALFTVFFGRAVMARLGRDPAFFTYVDRDDVGREFLRRTNRAIVATDPADNHFLQYALLGHYPDLSRGPIYLRERHFDALRAAADRIRIVRGDVESYLEGLPDGALSALYLSDLFEWVSADHHEQLVRTIARVARPGGRWVYWNLLVPRRRPDSLADRVDSHDEVAAELHARDLAFVYGSFHLESRR; translated from the coding sequence GTGAGATCCACGATTCAGCACGCCGCCGTGTTCCAGCGCATCGTCTACAGCCAGTGCTGGGAAGATCCGGTCATCGCCGCCGAGGCGCTCGCGCTCGGCCCCGACGACGACCTGCTGTGCGTCACGTCCGCCGGCGACAACGCGCTCGCGCTCGCGCTAGCGCGCCCCCGCCGCGTCACCGCGATCGACTTTTCCGCCGCGCAAAACGCGCTGCTCGAACTCAAGATCGCGGCGCTGCGCACACTGTCGTGGGACCGCTACGTCGCGTTCCTCGGCGCGCGACCGTGCGCCGACCGGGTCGCACTCTACCGCGACCGCGTGCGCCGCGAACTACCGGACGGTGCGCGCCGTTATTTCGACGCCAACGAGCGCCTGCTCGCCGACGGCGTCATCCACTGCGGACGGTTCCAGCGATATCTTCAGTTGTTTCGCAGGCGGGTGCTGCCGCTCATCCACCGCGCCGACACGGTCGCCCGCCTGTTCGCCCTGTCCGATCCAGACGAGCGCGCGCGGTTTTGCGCCGACACGTGGAACAACCGGCGCTGGCGCGCGCTGTTTACCGTGTTCTTCGGCCGAGCGGTGATGGCGCGACTCGGCCGCGATCCGGCGTTCTTCACCTACGTGGACCGCGACGACGTCGGCCGCGAGTTCTTGCGCCGCACGAACCGGGCGATCGTCGCCACCGACCCGGCAGACAATCACTTCCTGCAGTACGCGCTGCTCGGCCACTACCCCGATCTGTCGCGCGGGCCGATCTATTTGCGCGAGCGCCACTTCGACGCGCTGCGCGCCGCGGCCGACCGCATCCGCATCGTCCGCGGCGACGTCGAGTCCTACCTCGAAGGGCTGCCGGACGGCGCCCTGTCGGCGCTGTACCTGTCGGACCTGTTCGAGTGGGTGAGCGCCGACCATCACGAGCAGCTGGTGCGCACGATCGCGCGCGTCGCGCGCCCGGGTGGCCGGTGGGTCTACTGGAACCTGCTCGTCCCGCGGCGGCGTCCGGACAGCCTCGCCGATCGGGTCGACAGCCACGACGAGGTCGCCGCGGAGCTGCACGCGCGCGACCTCGCATTCGTCTACGGCAGCTTCCACCTGGAGTCGCGGCGATGA
- a CDS encoding Dabb family protein, translated as MIERYVFIKLSDAHATDAGRAEVIAKTRDALAAIPGVQGVTVGAPADEASRASWDVSIAVRFARLEDVATYRDHPAHRAYVDEFLAPRAEVIKAWNFEV; from the coding sequence ATGATCGAACGGTACGTGTTCATCAAGCTGTCCGACGCGCATGCCACCGATGCCGGACGCGCGGAGGTGATCGCGAAAACGCGCGATGCGCTCGCGGCGATCCCCGGCGTCCAGGGCGTCACGGTGGGCGCTCCCGCGGACGAGGCATCGCGCGCGTCGTGGGACGTGTCGATCGCCGTGCGGTTCGCGCGCCTCGAGGACGTCGCCACCTACCGCGACCATCCGGCACACCGCGCGTACGTCGACGAGTTTCTGGCGCCGCGCGCCGAGGTGATCAAGGCCTGGAACTTCGAGGTGTGA
- a CDS encoding NAD-dependent epimerase/dehydratase family protein: MRPHRTLFVTGATGFVGSALTLELLRVRPWDRALCLVRAPDVAQAQRRLATALRRAADAYGVSRADVASAIARASAMPGDLTAPGLGLSDGDRQRLRAAAPVVVWHCAASLDDSERRLRTIVAHNVGGTERVVELALEMGARAVNHVSTAYVAGRTVGVVAETIARPRGFANRYEQSKHYAEAIVRDHCERAGVPYRILRPGIVVGHSHTGRATAYTGLLGWVLKIAALDKQSGGRLRRQVLRYVARPDAEVNIIPINAVIDDCIGIDAAGPRTYGHVFHLTNTAAPTVRWVCDMTARALGLYGIEIVDRDDDLDPLSQTFHRWTRFERPYVTGRKQFSRDVSRELYASARHGHCPIDEELYRRMVALAVADWRRRVAASRGAA, translated from the coding sequence ATGCGTCCCCATCGCACGTTGTTCGTCACCGGTGCCACCGGCTTCGTCGGAAGCGCCCTCACCCTCGAGCTGTTGCGCGTTCGCCCGTGGGATCGTGCGCTGTGCCTGGTGCGCGCACCCGACGTCGCCCAGGCCCAACGGCGGCTCGCGACCGCGCTGCGCCGGGCCGCCGATGCGTACGGCGTGTCGCGCGCCGACGTCGCGTCGGCGATCGCGCGCGCCTCGGCGATGCCCGGCGACCTGACCGCGCCGGGGCTCGGCCTGTCCGACGGCGACCGCCAGCGGTTGCGGGCCGCCGCACCGGTCGTCGTGTGGCACTGCGCGGCGTCGCTCGACGACAGCGAGCGGCGACTGCGCACGATCGTCGCGCACAACGTCGGCGGAACCGAGCGCGTCGTCGAACTCGCGCTCGAGATGGGCGCGCGGGCGGTCAACCACGTGTCGACCGCGTACGTCGCGGGCCGCACGGTCGGCGTGGTGGCCGAGACCATCGCGCGGCCCCGCGGATTCGCCAACCGCTACGAGCAGTCGAAGCACTACGCCGAGGCGATCGTGCGCGACCATTGCGAGCGCGCCGGCGTCCCGTACCGCATCTTGCGGCCCGGCATCGTCGTCGGCCACTCGCACACGGGCCGCGCGACTGCGTACACCGGCCTGCTCGGCTGGGTGCTCAAGATCGCGGCGCTCGACAAGCAATCGGGCGGGCGTCTCCGGCGCCAGGTGCTTCGCTATGTCGCGCGTCCCGACGCCGAGGTCAACATCATCCCGATCAACGCGGTGATCGACGACTGCATCGGCATCGACGCGGCAGGGCCGCGCACCTACGGGCACGTGTTCCACCTGACGAATACGGCCGCGCCGACGGTGCGGTGGGTGTGCGACATGACGGCGCGTGCGCTCGGCCTGTACGGCATCGAGATCGTCGACCGAGACGACGACCTCGACCCGCTGTCGCAGACGTTTCATCGGTGGACGCGGTTCGAGCGCCCCTACGTGACGGGCCGCAAGCAGTTTTCGCGGGATGTGTCGCGCGAGCTGTACGCCAGCGCGCGCCACGGCCACTGTCCGATCGACGAGGAACTGTACCGCCGGATGGTCGCGCTGGCGGTCGCCGACTGGCGGCGGCGCGTCGCCGCGAGCCGGGGGGCCGCATGA
- the nhaA gene encoding Na+/H+ antiporter NhaA: MADLQRFDSVSPPPGAWVPMRRIARRVAAPVEDFLHTEAGGGVLLLAAAAVALVWANSPWGDSYDHLWHTPIAIGFGDWRMTQSLHFWINDGLMTFFFMVAGLEIKRELVEGELSDLRRAALPAAAAIGGMLAPAGIYLLFNGGAPTRDGWGVPMATDIAFAIGVLALLGPRVPSALRILLLAVAIIDDLGAIVVIAVFYSSGLDVTGLAVVGGGFAFLIAIQRLGVRPGGAYLIPMTVMWAGLHMTGVHPTIAGVLVGLATPVRPWLTKDQFTDIAKRAIEDFHATERSGADPIAPLKRLIAAGREAVSPVSRLASGYHPWVAYLIMPLFALANAGVRIGGIDFGIDHTAAVATGIVLGLAIGKPLGVLAMTWLLIKLGLGKLPRGVSWSGVCVLGFTAGIGFTMAIFIAELAFAGAPHLPVAKLSILVATALAAVAGLAVGRFALPRRVTDPVAAELSPADAEASTEY, translated from the coding sequence ATGGCCGACCTTCAGCGGTTCGACTCCGTTTCTCCACCGCCCGGCGCGTGGGTGCCGATGCGCCGAATTGCGCGGCGCGTCGCAGCGCCGGTGGAAGACTTCCTGCACACGGAAGCCGGCGGCGGCGTGCTGTTGCTCGCGGCCGCGGCCGTGGCGCTCGTGTGGGCGAACTCGCCGTGGGGAGACAGCTACGACCACCTGTGGCACACGCCGATCGCGATCGGCTTCGGCGACTGGCGGATGACCCAGTCGCTGCACTTCTGGATCAACGACGGCCTGATGACCTTCTTCTTCATGGTCGCGGGTCTCGAGATCAAGCGCGAGCTGGTCGAGGGAGAACTGTCGGATCTGCGCCGGGCCGCGCTGCCGGCGGCCGCCGCGATCGGCGGCATGCTCGCGCCCGCGGGCATCTACCTGCTGTTCAACGGCGGCGCACCGACGCGCGACGGATGGGGCGTGCCGATGGCGACGGACATCGCGTTTGCGATCGGGGTGCTCGCGTTGCTCGGCCCGCGCGTGCCCTCGGCGCTGCGCATCCTGCTGTTGGCGGTCGCCATCATCGACGACCTCGGCGCGATCGTCGTCATCGCCGTGTTCTACTCGAGCGGGCTGGACGTGACGGGCCTCGCGGTCGTCGGCGGCGGCTTCGCGTTCCTGATCGCGATCCAACGGCTCGGCGTCAGGCCGGGTGGCGCGTACTTGATCCCGATGACCGTGATGTGGGCCGGCCTCCACATGACGGGCGTCCATCCGACCATCGCGGGCGTGCTCGTCGGGCTCGCGACGCCCGTACGCCCCTGGCTGACCAAGGACCAGTTCACCGACATCGCCAAGCGTGCGATCGAGGATTTTCACGCCACCGAGCGCAGCGGTGCCGACCCGATCGCGCCGCTCAAGCGCCTCATCGCGGCGGGCCGCGAGGCGGTGTCTCCGGTCAGTCGGCTCGCGTCCGGCTATCACCCGTGGGTCGCGTATCTGATCATGCCGCTGTTCGCGCTCGCCAACGCCGGCGTCCGCATCGGCGGCATCGACTTCGGGATCGATCACACCGCGGCGGTGGCGACCGGCATCGTCTTGGGCCTCGCGATCGGCAAGCCGCTCGGCGTGCTCGCGATGACGTGGCTGCTGATCAAACTGGGCCTCGGCAAGCTGCCGCGCGGCGTGTCGTGGAGCGGCGTGTGCGTGCTCGGCTTCACCGCCGGCATCGGCTTTACGATGGCCATCTTCATCGCGGAGCTGGCGTTCGCCGGCGCGCCGCACCTGCCGGTGGCCAAGCTGTCGATCCTCGTCGCGACCGCGCTCGCGGCCGTCGCCGGTCTCGCGGTCGGCCGGTTCGCGCTGCCGCGCCGTGTCACCGATCCCGTCGCCGCCGAACTGTCCCCGGCCGACGCCGAGGCGTCGACGGAGTACTGA
- a CDS encoding outer membrane lipoprotein-sorting protein, producing the protein MTRALAAVAVVAAAAPAVAGQPKGGARESAQAIVAAMIDRDPLGYGGAEAKVTMVLVDARGHRRERTLVMRSRTDGDTRYAFVRFVAPHDVAGTAFLGVDAGGERTQHLFLPALHRTRRISSSQRNASFVGTDYSYADMDLRDVEDAAARRRADERVGGRDCYVIEARPASSDSEYARIDLWIDKESLLPLRMQFFGDGGREIKRFAARKLDRVDGRWVILESKMVDLRRQHATVLRVDHIDLRDDIPLERFTVRALERE; encoded by the coding sequence ATGACCCGGGCGCTCGCGGCCGTCGCCGTCGTCGCCGCCGCGGCGCCGGCCGTGGCCGGTCAGCCCAAGGGCGGCGCGCGGGAATCGGCCCAGGCGATCGTCGCGGCGATGATCGACCGCGATCCGCTCGGCTACGGCGGCGCCGAGGCGAAGGTGACGATGGTCCTCGTCGACGCGCGCGGTCACCGGCGCGAGCGCACGCTGGTGATGCGCAGCCGCACCGACGGCGACACGCGCTATGCGTTCGTGCGCTTCGTCGCGCCGCACGACGTCGCGGGCACCGCATTTTTGGGCGTGGATGCCGGCGGCGAGCGCACGCAGCACCTGTTTCTGCCGGCGCTGCACCGCACCCGCCGCATCTCGTCGTCGCAGCGCAACGCGAGCTTCGTCGGCACCGACTACAGCTACGCGGACATGGACCTGCGCGACGTCGAAGACGCCGCTGCGCGCCGGCGCGCCGACGAGCGCGTCGGCGGCCGCGACTGCTACGTGATCGAGGCGCGGCCGGCGTCGTCGGACAGCGAGTACGCGCGCATCGACCTGTGGATCGACAAGGAGTCGCTGTTGCCGCTGCGCATGCAGTTCTTCGGCGACGGCGGGCGGGAGATCAAGCGCTTTGCGGCGCGCAAGCTCGACCGCGTCGACGGCCGATGGGTGATCCTCGAGTCGAAGATGGTCGACTTGCGCCGGCAGCACGCGACCGTGTTGCGGGTCGACCACATCGACTTGCGCGACGACATTCCGCTGGAGCGGTTCACCGTTCGCGCGCTGGAGCGGGAGTAG
- a CDS encoding haloacid dehalogenase — translation MAEPTAPGAPARAGEPTPTTIDSLIARYDVLLFDAYGVLVSHSGALPGAREALDAIDAAGKRFFVVTNDASKLPATAAARYRAFGLPVTADHMITSGMLLADAGLAGAACMVLGTPDTVEYVRAAGGVPVPPAEDGRYDAVIVGDDAGYPFLDTLDVALTALYRHIDRGDPVRLLLPNPDLVYPKGPDRWGFTAGGAAMLIEAALARRFPRRAPRFERLGKPNTPLFDLARRRAGTDAIVMIGDQLETDIAGARAAGIDAALLATGVSRWADRGDDAPRPTYLLATIAAAK, via the coding sequence ATGGCCGAGCCGACCGCTCCCGGCGCACCGGCGCGCGCCGGCGAACCGACGCCCACCACGATCGACTCGCTCATCGCGCGCTACGACGTGCTGCTGTTCGACGCGTACGGCGTGCTGGTGTCGCACTCCGGCGCGCTGCCGGGCGCGCGCGAGGCGCTCGACGCCATCGATGCCGCCGGCAAGCGGTTTTTCGTCGTGACCAACGACGCGTCGAAGCTGCCGGCGACCGCCGCGGCGCGGTATCGCGCGTTCGGCCTGCCGGTGACCGCGGATCACATGATCACGTCGGGCATGTTGCTCGCCGACGCCGGCTTGGCGGGCGCCGCCTGCATGGTGCTCGGCACGCCCGACACGGTCGAGTACGTGCGAGCCGCCGGCGGCGTGCCGGTCCCGCCGGCCGAGGACGGTCGCTACGACGCGGTCATCGTCGGCGACGACGCCGGCTACCCGTTTCTCGACACGCTCGACGTGGCGCTCACCGCGCTGTACCGCCACATCGACCGCGGCGATCCGGTGCGGCTGCTGTTGCCCAACCCGGATCTCGTCTACCCGAAGGGCCCGGACCGCTGGGGGTTCACCGCCGGAGGTGCCGCGATGCTGATCGAAGCCGCGCTCGCGCGGCGGTTTCCGCGGCGCGCGCCGCGGTTCGAGCGGCTCGGCAAACCCAACACGCCGCTGTTCGACCTCGCACGCCGGCGCGCCGGCACCGATGCGATCGTGATGATCGGCGATCAGCTCGAGACGGACATCGCGGGTGCGCGCGCGGCCGGCATCGACGCCGCGCTGCTGGCGACCGGCGTGTCGCGCTGGGCCGACCGGGGCGACGACGCGCCGCGCCCGACCTACTTGCTCGCGACCATCGCCGCCGCGAAATAG
- a CDS encoding EAL domain-containing protein — protein sequence MERRYTAFSRLRFQGVARRAATAQARPRPADCAGVRERILAVEDDPAIQRILERVLTHRGSEVVVAATGEDALRAIDADLFDLALVDYGIPAPNGLEVLQYLSTVQPECVRVLMSGQLDLPVTMAAVNRGDVSRVLQKPFRMAELSALVDSAIASRERAARRIGARRDRNDRRRYEALVDCLRGDYLSLAVQPICTATSDRRIVAFEALLRSRHEELDNPGALLSAAEQFDRIEDLGAIVARLAAEWVCRFPLDVRLFMNLHPAELGNPDAMVRRLQPLVPYAPRVVLEITERSSIAGVSSLPDAIARLSELGFAIAVDDLGAGYSSLSVLADLDPQFIKVDMSIVRHIDRDPRKRRLMELLCRFADATESLVIAEGVETEAEAATAIDCGVHLLQGYLLGRPGFELPERAAVAEAVA from the coding sequence ATGGAGCGGCGTTATACCGCGTTTTCTCGCCTGCGATTCCAGGGAGTTGCACGCCGCGCGGCGACGGCTCAAGCTCGGCCGCGACCGGCCGACTGTGCTGGCGTGAGGGAACGGATTTTGGCCGTCGAGGACGACCCGGCAATCCAGCGGATCCTCGAGCGCGTGTTGACACACCGGGGCAGCGAAGTGGTCGTCGCGGCCACGGGCGAGGACGCCCTTCGCGCGATCGACGCCGATCTGTTCGACCTCGCGCTGGTCGACTACGGGATTCCGGCGCCCAACGGTCTCGAAGTGCTGCAGTACCTCAGCACCGTCCAACCGGAGTGCGTGCGCGTGCTGATGTCAGGCCAACTCGACTTGCCGGTGACGATGGCGGCGGTCAACCGCGGCGACGTGTCGCGCGTGTTGCAAAAGCCGTTTCGCATGGCCGAGCTGTCGGCGCTGGTCGACAGCGCGATCGCGAGCCGCGAGCGAGCGGCGCGGCGCATCGGCGCCCGGCGCGACCGCAACGATCGCCGGCGTTACGAGGCGCTCGTCGACTGCCTTCGCGGGGATTACCTGAGCCTCGCCGTGCAGCCGATCTGCACCGCGACGTCCGACCGCCGCATCGTCGCGTTCGAGGCGCTGTTGCGCAGTCGCCACGAGGAGCTCGACAACCCGGGCGCGCTGCTGTCGGCCGCCGAGCAGTTCGACCGCATCGAGGATCTAGGCGCGATCGTCGCGCGGCTGGCGGCCGAGTGGGTGTGCCGGTTCCCGCTCGACGTGCGGTTGTTCATGAACCTGCACCCGGCCGAGCTGGGCAATCCCGACGCGATGGTGCGGCGCCTGCAGCCGCTGGTCCCGTACGCACCGCGGGTCGTGCTCGAGATTACCGAGCGCAGTTCGATCGCCGGCGTGTCCTCCCTGCCCGACGCGATCGCTCGGCTGTCGGAGCTCGGATTTGCGATCGCGGTGGACGACCTCGGCGCCGGCTACAGCTCGCTCAGCGTGCTCGCCGACCTCGATCCCCAGTTCATCAAGGTCGACATGAGCATCGTGCGCCACATCGATCGCGATCCGCGCAAGCGTCGGCTGATGGAGCTGCTGTGCCGGTTTGCCGACGCGACCGAGTCGCTCGTCATCGCCGAAGGGGTGGAGACGGAAGCGGAAGCTGCGACGGCGATCGACTGCGGCGTCCACCTGCTTCAGGGCTACCTGCTCGGCCGGCCCGGGTTCGAACTGCCGGAACGCGCCGCGGTCGCCGAAGCCGTCGCCTGA
- a CDS encoding NADH:flavin oxidoreductase has product MWRPPERIKHPLPATRWPTAEEAARARLFQPIDIGPVRAEQRTWVPAMVPWRATEDGFVTDAVVAWYRRFAQGEPGVLVVEATGIRDVPSGPLLRIGHDRFVPGLRRLVDAVREASGGRTRLFIQIIDFLRVRRRPPRDRYFAEFLDVTDRHRAALGLAGAPDAAVRAALAALDDDRLRDVLSAREWEDLQYGYRERVWDVHLPHIRALPQVLPDRFAAAAERAFAAGFDGVELHYAHAYTMASFLSALNTRDDGYGTTRDGRLRLPREVLERVRARVGAGRCVGVRLLGDEIVDGGSRVDDAAYFSVELARAGADYISVSVGGKFEDAAQPKVGWAVYPYTGRSGYECMPTVYSDARGPFGRNRPYAARIRAALRAAGLATPVVAAGGIGTFELAEAVLQRGDADIVAAARATLADPDWFRKTRLGRGDEVRRCHYTNYCEALDQQHKPVTCKLWDRTRLDEPGVMLDPTGRRRLVAPPWSP; this is encoded by the coding sequence GTGTGGAGGCCACCGGAGCGCATCAAGCACCCGCTGCCGGCCACGCGCTGGCCGACGGCAGAGGAGGCGGCGCGCGCGCGCCTGTTCCAGCCGATCGACATTGGGCCGGTGCGCGCGGAGCAGCGGACGTGGGTGCCGGCGATGGTGCCGTGGCGCGCGACCGAGGACGGCTTCGTCACCGATGCGGTGGTGGCGTGGTACCGGCGGTTCGCGCAGGGCGAACCTGGCGTGCTCGTGGTCGAGGCGACCGGCATTCGCGACGTTCCGTCCGGACCGCTGCTGCGCATCGGCCACGATCGGTTCGTGCCCGGATTGCGCCGGCTCGTGGACGCGGTGCGAGAGGCGTCCGGCGGGCGCACGCGGCTGTTCATCCAGATCATCGATTTCCTGCGGGTGCGGCGCCGCCCGCCGCGCGACCGCTATTTCGCCGAGTTTCTCGACGTGACCGATCGGCACCGCGCCGCGCTCGGGCTCGCCGGCGCGCCGGACGCCGCGGTGCGCGCCGCGCTCGCGGCACTCGACGACGACCGGCTGCGCGACGTGCTGTCGGCGCGCGAATGGGAGGACCTGCAGTACGGCTACCGCGAGCGGGTCTGGGACGTTCACCTGCCGCACATTCGCGCGCTGCCGCAGGTCCTGCCCGATCGGTTCGCGGCGGCGGCCGAGCGCGCGTTTGCCGCCGGCTTCGACGGCGTCGAACTGCACTACGCGCACGCCTACACGATGGCGTCGTTTCTGTCGGCGCTCAACACGCGCGACGACGGCTACGGGACGACGCGCGACGGCCGCCTGCGGCTGCCGCGCGAGGTGCTCGAGCGCGTGCGCGCGCGCGTCGGCGCGGGCCGGTGCGTCGGCGTCCGCCTGCTCGGCGACGAGATCGTCGACGGCGGCAGTCGCGTCGACGACGCAGCGTACTTTTCCGTCGAGTTGGCTCGCGCCGGCGCCGACTACATCTCGGTGAGCGTCGGCGGCAAGTTTGAGGACGCCGCGCAGCCGAAGGTCGGCTGGGCCGTGTATCCGTACACGGGGCGCAGCGGCTACGAGTGCATGCCGACGGTGTACTCGGACGCGCGCGGTCCCTTCGGCCGGAACCGGCCGTATGCGGCGCGGATCCGCGCGGCGCTGCGCGCGGCCGGGCTGGCGACGCCGGTGGTGGCGGCCGGCGGCATCGGCACGTTCGAGCTGGCCGAGGCCGTCCTGCAACGCGGCGACGCCGACATCGTCGCGGCGGCCCGCGCGACGCTCGCCGATCCGGACTGGTTCCGCAAGACGAGGCTGGGGCGCGGCGACGAGGTGCGCCGGTGCCACTACACCAACTACTGCGAGGCGCTCGACCAGCAGCACAAGCCGGTGACGTGCAAGCTGTGGGACCGCACCCGGCTGGACGAGCCGGGGGTCATGCTCGATCCGACCGGGCGCCGCCGGCTCGTCGCGCCGCCGTGGTCGCCGTGA
- a CDS encoding HAD family hydrolase: MILLLDAMGTVVAEPFVDAVPAFFGTSLADLVPQLSYETWCAFECGDIDEDAFRRRFFRDGRDYDHAGLVATLRDAYRYVRGMEELLADLAAAGVDMHILSNYPPWYRMIEDKLRVSRYAAWSFVSCDTGLRKPDPEAFRYACRHLGASPADCVFVDDRADNCAAARDVGLRAIQFEGARALRASLAALPERPLAGA, from the coding sequence GTGATCCTGCTGCTCGACGCCATGGGCACGGTCGTCGCGGAGCCGTTCGTCGACGCGGTGCCGGCGTTTTTCGGCACGTCGCTCGCCGACCTGGTGCCGCAGCTGTCGTACGAGACGTGGTGCGCGTTCGAATGCGGCGACATCGACGAGGATGCGTTTCGGCGCCGGTTCTTCCGCGACGGACGCGACTACGACCACGCGGGGTTGGTCGCCACGCTGCGCGACGCGTACCGGTACGTGCGCGGCATGGAGGAGCTGCTCGCCGACCTCGCCGCCGCGGGCGTCGACATGCACATCCTGTCGAACTACCCGCCGTGGTATCGGATGATCGAGGACAAGCTGCGGGTGAGCCGGTACGCGGCGTGGTCGTTCGTGTCGTGCGACACCGGCCTGCGGAAGCCCGATCCGGAGGCGTTCCGCTACGCGTGCCGCCACCTGGGAGCGTCTCCGGCCGACTGCGTGTTCGTGGACGACCGCGCCGACAACTGCGCCGCAGCGCGCGACGTCGGCCTGCGCGCGATCCAGTTCGAAGGCGCCCGCGCGCTGCGCGCGTCGCTCGCCGCCCTGCCCGAGCGGCCGCTCGCCGGCGCGTGA